A portion of the Streptococcus sp. Marseille-Q6470 genome contains these proteins:
- the rsmB gene encoding 16S rRNA (cytosine(967)-C(5))-methyltransferase RsmB, producing the protein MIKVETARSLALEVLEDVLVNQAYSNIALNKHLKGSQLLAADKGLVTELVYGTVARKLTLEWYVSHFIEDRDKLDSWLYVLLLMSVYQLQYLDKLPDHAVVHEAVEIAKSRKKGSEKLINAVLRRILREGLPDIASIKRKNKRDSIAYSLPVWLVSKLKEEYGEERAQAIFESLLQRNKASIRVIDLSRKEEIKKMLGASDSILSAAGLVKEQGHFAGHDLFVEGAITIQDESSQLVAPTLDLQGDEQVLDACAAPGGKTTHMASFLTTGQVTALDLYDHKLTLIQENAERLGLADRVQTQKLDARKVHEFFGKDQFDKILVDAPCSGIGLLRRKPDIKYNKDTADFASLQEIQLEILGSVCQTLRKGGIITYSTCTIVSEENFQVVQAFLESHPEFEQVKLEHECKDILKDGCILITPELYGSDGFFISQFRKISN; encoded by the coding sequence GTGATTAAAGTAGAAACGGCTAGAAGTTTAGCCTTGGAGGTGCTAGAGGACGTCCTTGTCAATCAAGCATACTCCAATATCGCCTTAAATAAACACCTCAAGGGAAGTCAACTGTTAGCAGCAGATAAGGGCTTGGTGACAGAGCTGGTCTATGGAACTGTAGCACGAAAACTTACACTAGAGTGGTACGTTTCTCACTTTATCGAGGATAGAGACAAGCTAGACAGCTGGCTCTATGTTTTGCTTCTCATGAGCGTTTATCAACTCCAATACCTGGATAAGTTGCCTGACCATGCAGTGGTTCATGAAGCGGTTGAAATTGCTAAAAGTCGCAAAAAAGGTAGTGAAAAATTAATCAATGCTGTTCTGCGCCGTATCTTGCGAGAAGGGTTGCCAGATATTGCTAGTATCAAACGTAAGAACAAGCGTGATTCTATCGCCTACTCTTTGCCAGTATGGTTAGTTTCTAAGCTCAAGGAAGAGTATGGAGAAGAGCGAGCGCAAGCGATTTTTGAGAGTCTTTTGCAACGCAATAAAGCCAGTATCCGGGTGATAGATTTGAGTCGAAAAGAGGAAATCAAAAAAATGCTTGGTGCAAGTGATTCCATTTTGTCGGCTGCAGGTTTGGTCAAAGAGCAGGGGCATTTTGCTGGTCATGACTTGTTTGTAGAAGGTGCTATTACTATTCAAGATGAGTCTAGTCAGTTGGTGGCTCCGACACTAGATTTGCAAGGAGACGAGCAGGTTTTGGATGCCTGTGCCGCTCCTGGTGGGAAAACAACCCATATGGCTTCTTTTCTGACGACAGGTCAAGTAACGGCTTTGGATCTCTACGACCATAAACTCACGTTGATTCAAGAGAATGCAGAGCGTTTAGGCCTAGCAGACCGTGTACAAACACAAAAACTGGATGCCAGAAAAGTGCATGAGTTTTTTGGCAAGGATCAATTTGATAAAATTCTAGTCGATGCCCCTTGCTCAGGGATTGGACTTTTGCGTCGGAAACCTGATATCAAATACAACAAAGACACTGCTGATTTCGCATCATTACAGGAAATTCAGCTGGAAATATTAGGTAGTGTTTGTCAAACGCTACGTAAAGGTGGTATAATAACTTATAGTACCTGCACTATTGTCTCTGAGGAGAACTTTCAAGTTGTTCAAGCATTTTTAGAAAGCCATCCCGAGTTCGAGCAGGTTAAACTAGAACACGAATGCAAGGATATTCTGAAAGATGGTTGTATCCTCATTACTCCTGAATTGTATGGAAGTGATGGATTCTTTATCAGCCAATTTCGCAAGATATCCAATTAG
- a CDS encoding Stp1/IreP family PP2C-type Ser/Thr phosphatase has protein sequence MEISLLTDVGQKRTNNQDYVNLFVNRAGRTMIILADGMGGHRAGNIASEMAVTDLGAAWVDTQIDTVNEVREWFAEHLEIENQKIYQLGRDEAYKGMGTTLEALAIIDNQAIYAHIGDSRIGLIRGEEYHQLTNDHSLVNELLKAGQLTPEEAEAHPQKNIITQSIGQKDEIQPDLGIMSLEPGDYIVINSDGLTNMISGSEIYDIVTSDISLEDKAATLVRFANNAGGLDNITVALIAIEEESK, from the coding sequence ATGGAGATTTCATTATTAACAGATGTGGGTCAGAAACGTACAAATAATCAAGACTATGTCAATCTTTTTGTCAACCGTGCCGGTCGCACGATGATCATCTTGGCTGACGGGATGGGAGGACACCGAGCGGGTAATATTGCCAGTGAGATGGCGGTAACGGATTTAGGTGCTGCCTGGGTAGATACTCAGATTGACACTGTGAATGAAGTTCGAGAATGGTTTGCAGAACACCTAGAAATTGAAAATCAAAAGATTTATCAATTGGGGCGTGATGAAGCATATAAAGGAATGGGGACAACTCTAGAAGCCCTTGCAATCATTGATAATCAAGCTATCTATGCTCATATTGGTGATTCTCGTATTGGCTTGATTCGTGGGGAAGAGTACCACCAATTAACGAATGATCATTCATTAGTTAATGAGTTGCTCAAGGCAGGTCAATTAACACCTGAAGAAGCTGAAGCGCATCCACAAAAAAATATCATTACTCAGTCTATTGGACAAAAGGATGAGATTCAACCTGATTTAGGGATCATGAGCTTGGAACCGGGTGACTATATCGTTATAAATAGTGATGGTCTAACCAACATGATTTCAGGAAGTGAAATCTATGACATCGTGACAAGTGATATTTCACTTGAAGACAAGGCGGCAACCTTAGTACGTTTTGCAAACAATGCCGGAGGGCTTGACAACATCACGGTTGCCTTGATTGCGATTGAGGAGGAATCAAAATGA
- the pknB gene encoding Stk1 family PASTA domain-containing Ser/Thr kinase — MIQIGKIFAGRYRIIKQIGRGGMADVYLAKDLILDGEEVAVKVLRTNYQTDPIAVARFQREARAMADLDHPHIVRITDIGEEDGQQYLAMEYVAGLDLKRYIKEHYPLSNEEAVRIMGQILLAMRLAHAKGIIHRDLKPQNILLTPDGTAKVTDFGIAVAFAETSLTQTNSMLGSVHYLSPEQARGSKATIQSDIYAMGIIFFEMLTGHIPYDGDSAVTIALQHFQKPLPSVIAENPSVPQSLENVVIKATAKKLTDRYQTVSEMYVDLLSSLSYNRRNEPKLVFEDTSKVDTKTLPKMSQSTLTAIPKVQPKEEAPQSQNPAKKAPGKEAVAKPVKKRRFKARYLVLLASFILVLASLFWIVSKTPATVEIPNVAGQTVAEAKEKLKKANFEIGEEKSEASDTVEEGRVIRTDPNAGSARKEGTKVNLIISSGQQSFKIGNYVGRKSTDVIAELKGKKVPENLIKVVEEESSETEAGLVMKQSLSEGTTYDLSKATEITLTVAKKVTTVPMPSYIGSSLEFTKNNLIQIVGVKEANIEVVEVSTAPEGTAEETVVSQSPKPGEGVDLNKTRIKISIYKPKTTTTTTNPLQVNPNRGETSPQIREPQTTTAPSSNVPSENHNGDH; from the coding sequence ATGATCCAGATCGGCAAGATATTTGCCGGACGATATCGGATTATCAAACAAATTGGCCGTGGAGGAATGGCAGATGTCTACCTGGCCAAAGATTTGATTCTTGATGGGGAAGAGGTTGCTGTGAAGGTCCTAAGGACCAACTATCAGACGGACCCTATCGCTGTTGCACGTTTTCAGCGTGAAGCGCGTGCGATGGCAGACCTAGATCATCCTCATATCGTTCGAATTACGGATATCGGTGAAGAAGACGGTCAACAGTACCTAGCTATGGAATATGTAGCTGGGCTTGACCTCAAACGCTATATCAAAGAACACTACCCTCTATCAAACGAGGAAGCTGTTCGTATCATGGGTCAAATTCTCTTGGCGATGCGTTTAGCGCATGCAAAGGGGATTATTCACCGAGATTTAAAACCTCAAAATATACTCTTGACTCCTGATGGAACTGCAAAAGTGACTGACTTTGGGATTGCAGTGGCCTTTGCAGAAACTAGTTTGACACAGACCAACTCCATGTTGGGTTCTGTTCATTATCTATCACCTGAGCAGGCGCGTGGTTCTAAAGCGACCATACAGAGTGATATTTATGCAATGGGAATTATCTTTTTCGAAATGTTGACAGGTCATATTCCTTATGATGGTGATAGTGCTGTGACCATTGCACTTCAACATTTCCAAAAACCACTTCCTTCTGTCATTGCTGAAAATCCATCAGTACCACAATCCTTGGAAAACGTAGTTATAAAAGCGACAGCTAAAAAGTTAACAGACCGTTATCAAACTGTCTCAGAGATGTATGTTGACTTATTGAGCAGCCTTTCTTATAACCGTCGAAATGAACCAAAGTTAGTATTTGAAGATACGAGTAAAGTTGATACAAAAACTTTACCGAAAATGTCACAGTCTACCTTAACAGCGATTCCTAAAGTGCAACCGAAGGAAGAAGCTCCACAGAGCCAAAATCCGGCTAAAAAGGCACCGGGTAAAGAAGCTGTTGCAAAACCAGTCAAGAAGCGTCGTTTTAAAGCGAGATATTTGGTGCTTTTAGCCAGCTTTATACTTGTTTTAGCTTCTCTCTTTTGGATTGTATCGAAAACACCAGCAACTGTTGAAATTCCAAATGTTGCAGGACAAACTGTAGCTGAAGCTAAGGAAAAACTTAAAAAAGCTAATTTTGAAATTGGTGAAGAGAAGTCTGAAGCTAGTGATACAGTAGAAGAAGGCCGAGTTATTCGAACAGATCCAAATGCTGGTTCAGCTCGCAAGGAAGGGACTAAAGTCAATCTTATTATTTCTTCAGGTCAGCAATCGTTTAAGATTGGAAACTATGTTGGACGCAAATCTACGGACGTCATAGCAGAACTGAAAGGGAAAAAAGTCCCTGAAAATCTCATTAAAGTTGTAGAAGAAGAATCAAGTGAAACAGAGGCAGGCCTTGTTATGAAACAGAGTTTGTCAGAAGGAACCACTTATGATCTCAGTAAGGCGACAGAGATTACTTTGACAGTAGCCAAGAAGGTAACAACTGTTCCTATGCCAAGTTATATTGGATCAAGCCTTGAATTTACCAAGAATAACTTGATTCAGATTGTAGGTGTAAAAGAGGCTAATATTGAAGTGGTAGAGGTCTCAACAGCTCCTGAAGGAACTGCTGAAGAGACTGTAGTTAGTCAAAGTCCAAAACCAGGTGAAGGTGTAGATTTGAATAAAACTCGGATTAAGATTTCTATCTATAAGCCGAAAACAACTACGACAACAACAAATCCTTTACAAGTAAATCCAAATCGTGGAGAGACTTCGCCACAGATTAGAGAACCTCAAACTACTACAGCTCCATCATCTAATGTTCCGTCTGAGAATCATAATGGTGATCACTAA
- a CDS encoding threonine/serine exporter family protein, with amino-acid sequence MDESRKLNAVIDLIMLAGTILLRNGSEIYRVEDTMIRIAHSQGIMDCNVLAMPAAIFFSIENTNISRMKRVTSSSYNIEKVCDVNQISRQLVSGQLDLETAFIRLKELNTKPSPYTNVQLTVAATFSAPFFSIMFGGNVYDAIGAGVATIFAFTCSLYVEKFIRIPFMTAFAGALVFGLIAQFWARYSGFPSTADLVIAGAVMPFVPGIALTNAVRDIMTNHINSGMSKMFESLLVTLALGAGTSVALLLMN; translated from the coding sequence ATGGACGAATCAAGAAAACTGAACGCAGTTATTGATCTCATTATGCTAGCAGGAACGATTCTGCTTCGCAATGGCTCTGAAATTTATCGTGTCGAAGATACTATGATTCGGATTGCGCATTCACAAGGCATTATGGATTGTAATGTTTTGGCCATGCCTGCAGCCATTTTTTTCTCCATTGAGAACACAAATATCTCTCGAATGAAACGAGTGACTTCCTCTTCCTATAATATCGAGAAGGTTTGCGATGTCAATCAGATTTCACGGCAGCTTGTATCAGGGCAGCTTGATTTGGAGACAGCCTTTATCCGACTCAAAGAATTGAATACCAAGCCCTCACCTTATACCAATGTTCAATTGACGGTTGCGGCGACCTTTAGTGCTCCTTTCTTTTCAATCATGTTCGGGGGGAATGTCTACGATGCCATTGGTGCAGGAGTGGCAACCATATTTGCTTTCACCTGTTCTCTTTACGTAGAAAAATTTATTCGTATTCCCTTTATGACAGCTTTTGCAGGTGCTCTTGTTTTTGGTTTGATTGCACAATTTTGGGCGCGCTATTCTGGCTTTCCTTCGACAGCTGATTTGGTCATTGCAGGTGCGGTCATGCCGTTTGTACCGGGAATTGCTCTGACCAATGCTGTTAGAGATATTATGACCAATCACATTAACTCTGGTATGAGCAAGATGTTTGAATCCTTGCTGGTTACCCTTGCCTTAGGGGCAGGCACCTCTGTCGCCCTCCTACTCATGAACTAA
- a CDS encoding threonine/serine exporter family protein: MTLTTFLLQALASLLAIITFLIVLNVQRSMLIPGGVLGMSIWLLYLILKEPTNVILATFIAAVIGSCVSQIMSILYKTPAVVFALAILAPLVPGYLSYRTTSFFVTGDYGHAISSAMLVMMLALVISIGMASGTVLLKLYHYLKKNRAS, encoded by the coding sequence ATGACTCTAACAACATTTTTATTGCAGGCTCTAGCTAGTCTGCTAGCTATTATCACTTTTTTAATCGTTTTAAACGTCCAACGTTCCATGCTCATTCCTGGCGGAGTTTTGGGAATGTCAATCTGGCTGCTCTATCTAATACTCAAGGAGCCAACTAATGTTATTTTGGCGACCTTTATTGCTGCGGTGATTGGTTCTTGTGTTAGCCAGATTATGAGTATTCTCTACAAAACTCCAGCAGTGGTTTTTGCCCTAGCTATTCTGGCACCACTAGTGCCAGGTTATCTGTCCTATCGAACCACTTCCTTCTTCGTTACAGGTGACTACGGCCATGCCATTTCTAGTGCCATGTTAGTCATGATGTTGGCTCTCGTTATCTCCATTGGAATGGCCAGTGGGACAGTTCTGTTGAAATTGTATCATTATCTCAAAAAGAATCGAGCTAGCTAA
- a CDS encoding hydroxymethylglutaryl-CoA synthase yields the protein MTIGIDKIGFATSQYVLKLQDLAETRGIDPEKLSKGLLLKELSIAPLTEDIVTLAASAGNSILTEEEKQEIDMVIVATESGIDQSKAAAVFVHGLLGIQPFARSFEIKEACYGATAALHYAKLHVENSPKSKVLVLASDIARYGVETPGEPTQGAGCVAMLISQNPRVMIFNNDNVAQTRDIMDFWRPNYSTTPFVNGVYSTQQYLDSLKTTWEEYQKRYDCNLNDFEAVCFHLPYPKLALKGLKKILDKSLPQEKKDLLQKHFDESIIYSQKVGNIYTGSLFLGLLSLLENSDSLKAGDKIALYSYGSGAVSEFFSVELVEGYEQQLQKNRLELLDQRQALSVADYERIFFEEANLDESGSATMSGYEGQDYALVEIVEHQRRYSKVEK from the coding sequence ATGACAATCGGTATTGATAAGATTGGTTTTGCGACCAGTCAATACGTTTTGAAATTACAAGATTTAGCAGAAACCCGAGGAATTGATCCTGAAAAATTGAGTAAAGGACTCCTTTTAAAAGAATTGAGTATCGCTCCTTTAACAGAGGATATTGTTACCTTGGCTGCTAGTGCAGGGAATTCTATCCTGACTGAAGAAGAGAAGCAAGAGATTGATATGGTTATCGTAGCGACAGAGTCTGGGATTGACCAGAGTAAAGCTGCAGCTGTCTTTGTACACGGTTTACTTGGGATTCAACCTTTTGCTCGTAGTTTTGAAATCAAGGAAGCTTGCTATGGTGCAACTGCGGCTCTTCACTATGCTAAGTTACATGTAGAAAATTCTCCTAAATCAAAGGTTCTGGTGCTTGCTAGTGATATTGCAAGATATGGTGTCGAAACTCCTGGAGAACCAACTCAAGGTGCAGGATGTGTTGCTATGTTGATTAGCCAAAATCCACGTGTGATGATTTTCAACAATGATAATGTTGCACAAACTCGTGATATCATGGATTTTTGGCGTCCAAACTATTCGACAACACCATTTGTAAATGGGGTTTACTCAACGCAACAATATCTTGATAGTTTAAAAACGACTTGGGAAGAGTATCAAAAGCGTTATGACTGTAATTTGAACGATTTTGAGGCTGTATGTTTCCACTTACCTTATCCGAAGCTAGCTCTCAAGGGTTTGAAGAAAATTCTCGACAAATCCTTGCCTCAAGAGAAGAAGGACTTGCTTCAAAAGCACTTTGATGAATCTATTATTTATAGCCAAAAAGTTGGGAACATTTATACAGGTTCACTCTTCTTAGGTCTCTTGTCTCTTCTTGAAAATTCTGATAGTCTTAAAGCAGGAGACAAGATTGCTCTCTATAGCTACGGTAGTGGTGCTGTATCTGAGTTCTTCAGTGTGGAATTGGTTGAAGGCTATGAACAGCAATTGCAGAAAAATCGCTTAGAATTGCTAGACCAGCGTCAAGCATTGAGCGTAGCTGATTATGAACGAATCTTCTTTGAGGAAGCAAACTTGGATGAGTCAGGTTCTGCAACCATGTCAGGCTATGAAGGACAGGACTATGCTCTGGTTGAGATTGTAGAACACCAACGTCGCTACAGCAAGGTTGAAAAATAA
- a CDS encoding hydroxymethylglutaryl-CoA reductase, degradative gives MKKNWNGFAKKSIQERLEFVKSQALTSMEAQESLEQNENLSIAVADQLSENVVGTFSLPYSVVPEVLVNGQEYTVPYVTEEPSVVAAASFASKIIKRAGGFTAQVHQRQMIGQVALYQVPDRDKACQAILSQKAELLEQANQAYPSIVKRGGGARDLRVEFISGESDFLVVYLHVDTQEAMGANMLNTMLEALKPSLEALSQGQSLMGILSNYATDSLVTATCRIAFRYLSRQKDEARELAEKMVLASQFAQADPYRAATHNKGIFNGIDALLIATGNDWRAIEAGAHAYASHDGSYKGLSRWTMDLETEELIGDLTMPMPVATKGGSIGLNPRVVISHELLGHPSAKELAQIIVSIGLAQNFAALKALVSTGIQHGHMKLQAKSLALLAGATEVEVPKLVESLIAEKTFNLEKAQTLLKHLRS, from the coding sequence ATGAAAAAAAATTGGAATGGATTTGCTAAAAAATCAATTCAAGAGCGCCTTGAGTTCGTTAAGTCTCAGGCGCTTACTTCTATGGAAGCCCAAGAAAGTCTTGAGCAAAATGAAAATCTTAGTATAGCAGTTGCGGACCAACTGAGTGAAAATGTAGTGGGGACTTTCTCACTACCCTACTCAGTAGTGCCAGAAGTACTGGTAAATGGTCAAGAGTACACCGTTCCTTATGTGACCGAAGAGCCATCTGTCGTTGCTGCGGCTAGTTTTGCTAGTAAGATTATCAAACGTGCGGGTGGCTTTACTGCTCAGGTTCATCAACGCCAAATGATTGGTCAGGTAGCTCTTTATCAGGTTCCAGATAGGGATAAAGCATGTCAGGCTATTTTGAGTCAGAAAGCAGAGCTACTCGAACAAGCAAATCAAGCCTATCCATCTATTGTCAAACGTGGTGGTGGCGCTCGTGATTTAAGAGTTGAATTTATTTCTGGTGAGTCGGACTTTTTAGTGGTTTATCTTCATGTGGATACTCAAGAAGCCATGGGAGCTAACATGCTTAATACCATGTTGGAGGCTTTAAAACCTAGTCTAGAAGCTCTGAGCCAAGGGCAAAGTTTAATGGGGATTCTATCCAACTACGCAACAGATTCATTAGTAACTGCAACCTGCCGCATCGCCTTTCGATATTTGAGTCGCCAAAAAGATGAAGCGCGTGAACTGGCAGAAAAAATGGTTTTAGCCAGCCAGTTTGCTCAAGCAGATCCTTATCGAGCAGCTACTCACAACAAGGGAATTTTTAATGGGATTGATGCCCTCTTGATTGCGACTGGAAATGACTGGCGTGCCATTGAAGCAGGAGCTCATGCCTATGCAAGTCATGATGGTAGCTATAAAGGTCTCAGTCGTTGGACTATGGATTTGGAAACAGAAGAACTCATTGGTGATCTGACTATGCCCATGCCTGTTGCTACCAAAGGTGGTTCGATTGGTCTCAATCCTCGAGTCGTCATCAGTCATGAGTTGTTAGGCCATCCATCCGCCAAAGAATTGGCTCAAATTATCGTTTCAATTGGTCTCGCCCAAAACTTTGCAGCTCTTAAAGCTCTGGTCAGTACAGGGATTCAGCATGGACACATGAAACTTCAAGCGAAGTCTCTAGCCCTCCTTGCAGGAGCTACAGAGGTAGAAGTGCCTAAGTTGGTAGAAAGCTTGATTGCTGAAAAAACCTTTAATTTAGAAAAAGCCCAAACACTTTTGAAACATTTAAGATCATAA
- a CDS encoding LacI family DNA-binding transcriptional regulator: MVAKLTDVAKLAGVSPTTVSRVINKKGYLSEKTIQKVNDAMRELGYKPNNLARSLQGKSAKLIGLIFPKISHIFYAELIDKLEHELFKKGYKTIICNSEHDSEKEREYIEMLEANQVDGIISGSHNLGIEDYNRVTAPIISFDRNLSPDIPVVSSDNYAGGVLAAQTLAKTGAKSIIMITGNDNSNSPTGLRHAGFASILPKAPIINVSSDFSPLRKEMEIKNILTKQKPDAIFASDDLTAILIIKIAQELGISVPEQLKVIGYDGTYFIENFYPHLTTIKQPMEEIARLTVDLLLQKIEGKEVATTGYFLPVSLLPGKSI, encoded by the coding sequence ATGGTCGCAAAACTAACTGATGTCGCAAAATTAGCTGGCGTCAGCCCTACTACTGTTTCACGTGTCATCAACAAAAAGGGTTATCTGTCAGAAAAAACCATTCAAAAAGTCAATGATGCTATGCGTGAGCTGGGCTATAAACCCAACAACCTAGCTCGCAGTCTTCAAGGTAAATCAGCCAAGTTAATCGGTTTGATTTTCCCTAAAATCAGCCATATTTTCTATGCTGAATTGATTGATAAATTGGAACACGAACTCTTCAAAAAAGGTTACAAGACCATCATCTGTAATAGTGAACACGATTCGGAAAAAGAACGCGAATACATCGAAATGTTAGAAGCTAACCAGGTGGACGGTATCATTTCGGGAAGTCACAACCTTGGGATTGAGGACTACAATCGCGTGACGGCTCCAATCATTTCATTCGACCGTAACCTATCTCCAGACATTCCTGTTGTTTCTTCTGATAACTATGCTGGCGGAGTCCTAGCCGCTCAGACCTTGGCTAAAACCGGAGCCAAATCGATCATCATGATTACAGGTAATGACAATTCCAACTCTCCAACTGGTCTTCGTCATGCAGGTTTCGCTTCGATCTTACCAAAGGCTCCTATTATCAATGTTTCCAGTGATTTTTCTCCTCTTCGTAAGGAAATGGAAATCAAAAATATCCTAACCAAACAAAAACCCGACGCCATCTTTGCATCGGATGATTTGACAGCTATCCTCATTATCAAAATCGCCCAGGAGCTTGGTATCTCTGTTCCTGAACAGCTTAAGGTGATTGGCTATGACGGAACTTATTTCATTGAAAATTTCTATCCTCACCTCACTACCATTAAACAACCTATGGAAGAAATTGCTCGCCTGACAGTTGATTTACTACTGCAAAAAATTGAAGGCAAAGAGGTTGCCACAACAGGTTATTTCTTACCCGTTAGTCTCTTACCAGGTAAAAGTATTTAA